In the genome of Cervus elaphus chromosome 5, mCerEla1.1, whole genome shotgun sequence, the window TTTGTTCCCTAGCTTTATGTTCTGTTGAGCTTCAAAGTTCACTTGTAATGTTTTATGAGTGGCACAGCATTCACTCCCTTGGTATACAGAGCACTGTTCTCGTCTCTGATTATTCCCTTCAGATGCATTTCTAGAAGCAGAATTCCTCCGTGGAAAGACGCAGCGTGTGCGTGGTCCTTCTGCTGAAGAGACCAGCGTGCCGAGCGTCGTGCTCCAAGTGCAAGGCCCAGCTGGCCCTCCCACGTCTGCTTCCTTTGCAGGGCGTGTCTGCGGCCGGCCAGGTCGTGTCCCTGAAGGTGTGGCTGATTGatgacattttagaaaagatCAACAGCCACCTTCCGTCTCACATTCGGATTCTGGGTAAGCCATGTGTCACCGGGGCTGCGCACCAGGTGGTGGCCGGTCCCAACAGGGACACACAACTTCTTTTCTCGCTGAGTTTCTCTATTGTGGAGATAAGACAACAGAGCAGTTCCTTAGCGGTTGGTTGCAGTGGCTGTACGTCAGTTACAGAAAAGGATTCAGGACTCGTGTCTCCTTCAGGAAGGGGCACAGCCAGACAGACAGACTCAGGCCTTCGGTGCAGCACTTTGGCACTACATGTGCCTTGTTTTAACCAAATGCTTGGGTATAAAAGTCTGGATTTGATCAAATTAAAACAGGGGCAATTATTCCCTTTTGTAATAGGCCTGATAATGGGATTTCTaggaccttttcttttttttttttaaatccagtctGACTGTCTGCCTTTTAGGTGGCGTATATATGCCATTGgtgttaataattattataatgtgTGCTGGGATGGCTGGGCGTAGATCTTCTTGCCTCCTGTTTCTCTCTGTCCCATCTGTTACTTTGATCCCCTCCTCTGTTTGTCACTCCTTTTGGATTAATTGATGTTTCTTATAATTGCTTTTAATTATCACTTTGGGcttccttttggctcagctggtaaagagtctgcctgcaaagtgggagacctgagtttgatacctggattgggaatttcccctggagaaaggagcaaTTTGGTTAGTTAATGCTATGACTCgctataggttttttttttgtttgtttttttaagtgattGCTTTGGGGTTTAAATTTAAAGCaagagttggcaaactttttctgcagAGGGCCAGAGGGCCACAgaagtcatgtcttgactctttgcaaccacatggactgtagcccgccaggctcatctgtccatggtattttctaggtaagaattctggagtgggttaccatgtccttctccaggggatcttcctgatccagggatcaaatctgtgtctcctgcattggcaggtggattcttcaccattgaggctccagggaagcctgaatttaCTTCTAGTAtaacatagttttgtttttattacactGTGGTCTTTCTCTCCCTGGTAGGGTAATCCCTCTTGAAAACCTCCTTTTAGAGCCAGTCCTCTTAAAGTCCCATTTGATGCTTCTTAACAGTCATTTCCCCAGGGAATATTCTAATGTTTGCCATGGGTTATTCCCCAGTTTTGCTAAAACAATACCAAACCCTATGCACAGTCGCAGCTGTTGACACTGCCTCTATAACATGACACCACACGACCATTAGCAGCCCAGCTGTATGctccactgccccctcccccagcctcttgGCGGTTATGTTCCACACAATGGAAATTACGTGCTGAAGCATACTTGTGGTGCTCAGTGTCGACCAAGATGAATTCTTAAAGCAAGACAGACAACAAAAATAAGATTACCCCAAATCAAACATAACAGCAGAAACAGGTGGTGGAGAGCACAGGGCAGGTGCAGCCTTGAACTGGCAGTGGCgggtggaggggcaggggcagcttGGAGGCACTGGCTGCTGTGGAGGGCTGTTCGGGGGGGCATCGACTCACCCCTTGATATCTGAAGCCAAAGTTGGCCTTTAAGTCAGGCTCCTTGTGAGGCTGACTCCTTGCAACTTGGTTGTGCCTTCAGCATGAGGACAGCCATGCAGCAGGGAGCATCCAGGCCACGGGGGACTCTCTGGTCCCCAGCTCCCAGAAACCATCTCTACCAACAGTTCTCACCATCCTTGTAGAAATTTTCTGTACAAATATAGACATAATCTCTATATATGTATTCCTGTCACAAAAAGAATTCCCCTTCCTGTAGttctccattttgcttttctttcttttttgtttataatttattttttgttgttgttgtccctctgggtcttcactgctgcgagggctttctctagttgtggcaagtgggcacTACACTTTtaattgcagtgcacaggcttctcattgcggcggcttcttTTGttgagagcacaggctgtaggtgctcagactcagtagttgtggtgcacgagcTTAGCTGTCCtgaaacatgtgggatctttccagaccagggatcgaacccatgtcccctgcattggcagatggatttttatccactgtaccaccagggaagccccattttgcttttttttttttcactgaacagTTAAATATATTTGGAGCTCCTGCCAGTGCAGTGAGCCCTCAGCCAGAGGCCTCCGGTCCAGGTGACGTGCCACCTGCCCTGCGGGCCTGCCTCCCATTTCATCCTGCAGATGTCTAGGAGCCACTGATGGCTTTCCTATTGCTGggctttttaagtttcttttgctgttgaTCACAATGCTGCCCCTGGCCTCACCTGCAGGATGGCTTCTGAGCCATGGGTTCTGAGTCAGGGACACCAGCTGGTGCTTTGGTCTCCATGGCAACTGGTCCCCCTGTGCTGGGTCCCCCTGGGATCCGAGAGGCGAGAGCAGGATGTCCAGCACCTTGGCCGACCCTGGGTTCTGACAGATGCTTAAGAGTTGACTGTACTGGTTGGTTTGGCTCTGAGATGGAGTGTCTGGTGGACTGAGTGTTTAGCACATGGAGCTGGGTCCCCCTCGGGCTCATCTGGGTTTGGGAGGCCAGGTGCTAGCGCTCAGAGCTGGTCATGGGTGTCATCAGTCTGTCCTCATCGCTTCCTCTGCCTCCAGGACTGAAGAGGGTCACGGGCGGCTTCAACTCCAAGAACAAGTGCGACGCCAGGACCTACTTCTACATGCTGCCCACGTTTGCCTTTGCCCACAAGGATCACGACTCGCAGGATGAGACGTACAGGCTGAGCGCAGAGACACTGGGGCATGTGAACCGGCTCCTGGCCTGCTACAAGGGCACCCACAACTTCCACAACTTCACCTCCCAGAAGGGGCCTCACGAGCCCAGCGCCCGGCGTTACATCCTCGACATGTTCTGTGAGGAGCCCTTTGTGCGTGAGGGCATGGAGTTCGCTGTGATCAAGGTCAAGGGCCAGAGCTTCATGACGCACCAGATCAGGAAGATGGTGGGGCTGGTGGTGGCCATCGTCAAGGGCTATGCGCCTGAGAGTGTGCTGGAGCGCTGCTGGGGCGAGGCCAAGGTGGACGTGCCCAAGGCGCCGGGGCTCGGCCTGGTCCTGGAGCGGGTGCACTTCGAGAAGTACAACCAGCGCTTTGGCCACGACGGGCTGCACGAGCCACTGGACTGGGCGCGGGAGGAGGCAGAGGTCACGGCCTTCAAGGAGCAGCACATTTACCCCACAATCATTAGCACCGAGCGCCAGGAGAGGTCCATGGCCCAGTGGCTGAGTACCCTGCCGATGCACAACTTCAGCGCCACTGCCCACGCTGCCGCTGGCCTGGGCAtcaaggtggggctgggggctagGGACCACGGGGACCATGGGGGCTGGCGCCGGCCTTCCCAGGAGCTCAGCCAGGCGCTCGTCCACACCTGTCATTGATTGCGCCCATTCTATAGATGAGCAAGGGTAGGTGCCAAGAGCTGCGTCATTCCTCCAGGGTCAAAGCAGTGGCAGGAGCAAAGGCCAGGGCAGAGGTTCTGGTGGCTGGCTCATCTGCTCTGTGCTTGGTGACCCTGGGTGAGGGACACGCTCAGTGGCCCATCTTCCCAAGTGTGAGAGGGAGGTGACACTGGGACGTCCTTCTCTGGCTCACGCACTTGGTCGGTGCGCATGTGTCTGACTCCAGAACGTGGGATTGCTTGGGCCCAGGACACTGAGCAGCCCAGCGGTGTTCTCCTCGCCCAGGGTGGTGTTCCTGTCCAGGCATACGGTACTGCCCTCCATCTGCGGGGGAATGCAGGCTGGTGCAGACCCTGCATTTTGGCCCAGCTCCCAATCAGGCCGCTCTGCTCAGCAAGCAAGGGAGCCAGGCTTGCTGTCAGTACCTCCCAGGGCCCTGGCTCCAAGTGTGACTCATCTGTTATGTAACTACCAACCTTATGTTAGAAGGAGAACATCCATGATTTAAGGTGCTGGAGCTAAAAGTTAACATTTTAACTTTAGTTC includes:
- the PUS1 gene encoding tRNA pseudouridine synthase A isoform X2 encodes the protein MAGNGEAPMPVGTKQEQNKKARSGWQGPTRIWEETEQQAKKLKSSEDGEQQRKLPKRKIVLLMAYSGKGYHGMQRNVGSSKFKTIEDDLVSALVRSGCIPENHGEDMRKMSFQRCARTDKGVSAAGQVVSLKVWLIDDILEKINSHLPSHIRILGLKRVTGGFNSKNKCDARTYFYMLPTFAFAHKDHDSQDETYRLSAETLGHVNRLLACYKGTHNFHNFTSQKGPHEPSARRYILDMFCEEPFVREGMEFAVIKVKGQSFMTHQIRKMVGLVVAIVKGYAPESVLERCWGEAKVDVPKAPGLGLVLERVHFEKYNQRFGHDGLHEPLDWAREEAEVTAFKEQHIYPTIISTERQERSMAQWLSTLPMHNFSATAHAAAGLGIKAPSSLEGSDGVGDSD
- the PUS1 gene encoding tRNA pseudouridine synthase A isoform X1, which translates into the protein MGLPGLRAAAWALRRACGPWTPHLGPRLLCLHPMAGNGEAPMPVGTKQEQNKKARSGWQGPTRIWEETEQQAKKLKSSEDGEQQRKLPKRKIVLLMAYSGKGYHGMQRNVGSSKFKTIEDDLVSALVRSGCIPENHGEDMRKMSFQRCARTDKGVSAAGQVVSLKVWLIDDILEKINSHLPSHIRILGLKRVTGGFNSKNKCDARTYFYMLPTFAFAHKDHDSQDETYRLSAETLGHVNRLLACYKGTHNFHNFTSQKGPHEPSARRYILDMFCEEPFVREGMEFAVIKVKGQSFMTHQIRKMVGLVVAIVKGYAPESVLERCWGEAKVDVPKAPGLGLVLERVHFEKYNQRFGHDGLHEPLDWAREEAEVTAFKEQHIYPTIISTERQERSMAQWLSTLPMHNFSATAHAAAGLGIKAPSSLEGSDGVGDSD